One window of Myxococcus xanthus genomic DNA carries:
- a CDS encoding DUF885 domain-containing protein translates to MPTASVSAADADYVVLAREYLDWYAAAHPTRATRLGYHMHDAHLPDVSSGALKRKAEALRGWLTRLEQVVARGGLSGDAAVDVRVLENAMRADLLELEEVRPWERDPGFYVGIISSGLDGLSSREFAPVAERMRAMRSRMARIPGVLDAAQFNLSGVPKLWAEYALRDARGTAAYLRTDLPRALAAQGYAQVPLSERAAFSAAREEAARQMEAFAVWLERELLPKADGDFRLGRERFEKKLALEEHVTLDADALRDINERAIRDYKAWVAREAARLDATKTPEQVMAELVKDHPKAEELVASARAQLVELQRFVRERNILTLPSDRLPVVRETPPYARLGFASMDTPGPFETKATEAFYNITNVEPGWTPEQKAQHLTYFNRAGLLGITVHEAMPGHFVQLLYGARIPTDVRKVFTPASLVEGWAHYSEQMMVDEGLGNGDPAVRLGQLRRALQRHARWYAALALHVYGEPVEAVAKRYAEIAYFEPFPALREVERGTLDPTYLYYAVGRMQIFKLRDDYRRHLESRGKTLVLKDFHDRLLQIGLPVSLAREVFLPGDTAPSLE, encoded by the coding sequence ATGCCCACCGCTTCAGTCTCCGCCGCGGATGCCGACTATGTCGTCCTCGCGCGCGAGTACCTGGATTGGTATGCGGCGGCGCATCCCACCCGGGCCACGCGGCTCGGCTATCACATGCATGACGCCCACCTGCCGGACGTCTCTTCGGGCGCGCTGAAGCGCAAGGCGGAGGCGCTGCGCGGTTGGCTGACGCGCCTGGAGCAGGTGGTGGCGCGCGGTGGCCTGTCGGGAGACGCTGCCGTGGACGTGCGCGTGCTGGAGAACGCGATGCGCGCCGACCTGCTGGAGCTGGAGGAGGTGCGCCCCTGGGAGCGCGACCCGGGCTTCTACGTGGGCATCATCTCCAGCGGATTGGACGGCCTGTCGTCACGCGAGTTCGCCCCCGTGGCCGAGCGCATGCGCGCCATGCGCTCCCGGATGGCGCGCATCCCTGGCGTGCTCGACGCGGCGCAGTTCAACCTGAGCGGCGTGCCAAAGCTGTGGGCGGAGTACGCGCTGCGCGACGCGCGCGGCACCGCGGCGTACCTGCGCACGGACCTGCCCCGGGCCCTGGCGGCGCAGGGGTATGCCCAGGTGCCGTTGAGCGAGCGCGCCGCCTTCTCCGCCGCGCGTGAGGAGGCCGCGCGGCAGATGGAGGCCTTCGCGGTGTGGCTGGAGCGTGAGCTGCTGCCCAAGGCGGACGGCGACTTCCGCCTGGGCCGCGAGCGCTTCGAGAAGAAGCTGGCGCTGGAGGAGCACGTCACGCTGGACGCGGACGCGCTGCGCGACATCAACGAGCGCGCCATTCGCGACTACAAGGCCTGGGTGGCGCGCGAGGCCGCCCGGTTGGACGCCACCAAGACGCCCGAGCAGGTGATGGCGGAGCTGGTGAAGGACCACCCGAAGGCGGAGGAGCTGGTGGCGTCGGCGCGGGCGCAGTTGGTGGAGCTGCAGCGCTTCGTGCGCGAGCGGAACATCCTCACGCTACCGTCGGACCGGCTGCCCGTGGTGCGGGAGACGCCGCCCTATGCGCGGCTGGGCTTCGCGTCCATGGACACCCCCGGCCCCTTCGAGACGAAGGCCACCGAGGCCTTCTACAACATCACCAACGTGGAGCCCGGCTGGACGCCCGAGCAGAAGGCCCAGCACCTGACGTACTTCAACCGCGCGGGCCTGCTGGGCATCACCGTCCACGAGGCCATGCCCGGCCACTTCGTGCAGTTGCTCTACGGCGCGCGGATTCCCACGGACGTGCGTAAGGTCTTCACCCCCGCGTCACTGGTGGAGGGCTGGGCGCACTACTCCGAGCAGATGATGGTGGATGAGGGCCTGGGCAATGGTGACCCGGCCGTGCGGCTGGGACAGCTCCGCCGCGCGCTCCAGCGGCACGCGCGCTGGTATGCGGCGCTGGCGCTGCATGTGTACGGAGAGCCCGTGGAGGCGGTAGCGAAGCGGTACGCGGAGATTGCGTACTTCGAGCCCTTCCCCGCACTGCGCGAGGTGGAGCGCGGCACGCTCGACCCCACGTACCTGTATTACGCCGTGGGGCGCATGCAGATTTTCAAGCTGCGCGACGACTACCGCCGCCACCTGGAGTCGCGCGGGAAGACGCTGGTGCTGAAGGACTTTCACGACCGGCTCCTCCAAATCGGGCTGCCGGTGTCGCTCGCGCGGGAGGTGTTCCTGCCGGGCGACACGGCGCCGTCGCTGGAGTGA
- a CDS encoding ELWxxDGT repeat protein, translating to MSAVSGIATLGCGIEAPYPVRLEHGEVEAAASREDTARLGAASGWDLCDTTARLVRDIIPGAGHSHPQDLTHGNEVLLFSATDGVGGREPWLSSGVAPGTHPLLDVYSGGPGSDAGPFLQCGTTTYFAANDGVHGRELWKTDGSTEGTELVKDISPGGLGSDPEHLTFYDGVLYFTANDGVHGRELWRSDGTEEGTFLLRDFSTEGNLVSSHFELVAGTNALYIKVNIFSPTDRQSSRVQLYRTDGASFVRLVDGSEENMLGDLTPVGDKLFFTWNFDAPQTRLYVTNGTSSWARYVYTFIGAPLGMVAYKNKLFLSAATGAGGVDFELWRSDGTTSGTMRVKDIYPGRVPSQPTNLTVVKDRLFFVADDGVHGRELWSSDGTSAGTRLHADIAVGALGSEPAELTAVEEYLFFSAHTEAGGREAWVSDTREPGVFEVQGIAPGSMHSDPSNFVRSGWDLYFVASDSTDYGRELRALRIRPAGMCDMSGNDGL from the coding sequence TTGTCCGCCGTTTCAGGCATCGCCACCCTCGGATGCGGCATCGAAGCACCCTACCCGGTTCGCCTGGAGCACGGGGAGGTGGAAGCCGCCGCCAGCCGTGAAGACACCGCGCGCCTGGGTGCGGCCTCCGGCTGGGACCTGTGCGACACGACGGCCCGGCTCGTGCGGGACATCATCCCGGGCGCGGGGCACTCCCATCCGCAGGACCTCACCCACGGCAACGAGGTCCTCCTCTTCTCCGCCACGGATGGCGTGGGGGGCCGTGAGCCCTGGCTGAGTTCGGGCGTGGCTCCGGGTACGCATCCGCTACTGGACGTGTACTCAGGAGGCCCGGGCTCGGACGCGGGCCCCTTCCTCCAGTGCGGGACGACGACGTACTTCGCGGCGAATGATGGAGTGCATGGCCGCGAACTCTGGAAGACGGATGGCAGCACCGAAGGCACGGAGCTGGTGAAGGACATCTCGCCGGGAGGGCTGGGCTCGGACCCGGAGCACCTGACCTTCTACGACGGCGTGCTGTACTTCACGGCGAATGATGGTGTGCATGGCCGCGAGCTGTGGCGCAGCGACGGCACGGAGGAGGGAACCTTCCTCTTGCGTGACTTCAGCACGGAGGGAAACCTGGTCTCCAGCCACTTCGAGCTGGTGGCGGGGACGAACGCCCTCTACATCAAGGTGAACATCTTCTCACCGACCGACCGCCAGTCGAGCCGGGTGCAACTGTACCGGACCGATGGCGCCAGCTTCGTGCGGCTGGTGGATGGGTCGGAAGAAAACATGCTGGGCGACCTGACGCCGGTGGGGGACAAGCTGTTCTTCACCTGGAACTTCGATGCGCCGCAGACGCGGCTCTACGTCACCAACGGCACGTCGAGCTGGGCGCGTTACGTATACACGTTCATCGGCGCCCCCCTGGGGATGGTCGCTTACAAGAACAAGCTCTTCCTGAGCGCGGCGACTGGAGCCGGGGGGGTGGACTTCGAGCTGTGGCGCAGCGACGGAACGACATCCGGCACGATGCGGGTGAAGGACATCTACCCAGGCAGGGTGCCGTCGCAGCCGACGAACCTCACGGTGGTGAAGGACCGGCTCTTCTTCGTCGCGGATGACGGGGTGCACGGCCGCGAGCTGTGGAGCAGCGACGGGACGAGCGCGGGGACGCGGCTGCACGCCGACATCGCCGTGGGCGCTCTGGGCTCGGAGCCCGCGGAGCTGACGGCCGTGGAGGAGTACCTCTTCTTCAGCGCCCACACGGAGGCCGGAGGCCGGGAGGCGTGGGTGAGCGACACCCGCGAGCCGGGGGTGTTCGAGGTGCAGGGCATCGCGCCGGGGTCCATGCACTCGGACCCGAGCAACTTCGTTCGCTCGGGGTGGGACCTCTACTTCGTCGCCAGCGACAGCACCGACTACGGCCGCGAACTGCGCGCGCTGCGCATCCGGCCGGCGGGCATGTGTGACATGAGCGGCAACGACGGGCTCTGA